A DNA window from Citrobacter tructae contains the following coding sequences:
- the malE gene encoding maltose/maltodextrin ABC transporter substrate-binding protein MalE yields the protein MKIKTGARILALSALTTMMFSASALAKIEEGKLVIWINGDKGYNGLAEVGKKFEKDTGIKVTIEHPDKLEEKFPQVAATGDGPDIIFWAHDRFGGYAQSGLLAEVTPDKAFQDKLFPFTWDAVRYNGKLIAYPIAVEALSLIYNKDLVPNPPKTWEEIPALDKELKAKGKSALMFNLQEPYFTWPLIAADGGYAFKFENGKYDVKDVGVDSAGAKAGLTFLVDLIKNKHMNADTDYSIAEAAFNKGDTAMTINGPWAWSNIDKSKVNYGVTLLPTFKGKASKPFVGVLSAGINAASPNKELAKEFLENYLLTDQGLDEVNKDKPLGAVALKSFQEQLAKDPRIAATMGNAEKGEIMPNIPQMSAFWYAVRTAVINAASGRQTVDAALKDAQGRITK from the coding sequence ATGAAAATCAAAACTGGCGCACGCATCCTCGCATTGTCTGCATTGACGACGATGATGTTTTCCGCCTCAGCTCTCGCCAAGATTGAAGAGGGCAAACTGGTTATCTGGATCAACGGCGACAAAGGCTATAACGGCCTTGCTGAAGTGGGTAAAAAATTCGAGAAAGACACCGGCATCAAAGTCACCATTGAACATCCGGATAAGCTGGAAGAAAAATTCCCGCAAGTTGCCGCGACCGGTGACGGCCCGGACATCATCTTCTGGGCACATGACCGCTTTGGCGGCTACGCGCAATCCGGTTTGCTGGCTGAAGTCACCCCGGATAAAGCCTTCCAGGATAAACTGTTCCCGTTCACCTGGGATGCAGTACGCTATAACGGCAAGCTGATTGCCTACCCAATCGCCGTTGAAGCGCTGTCGCTGATTTATAACAAAGACCTCGTACCAAACCCGCCGAAAACCTGGGAAGAAATTCCAGCACTGGATAAAGAGCTGAAAGCGAAAGGTAAATCCGCCCTGATGTTCAACCTGCAAGAACCGTACTTCACCTGGCCGCTGATTGCTGCCGACGGTGGCTACGCGTTTAAGTTTGAAAACGGCAAGTACGACGTGAAAGACGTGGGCGTGGATAGCGCTGGCGCGAAAGCGGGTCTGACCTTCCTGGTTGACCTCATCAAGAACAAACACATGAACGCGGATACCGACTACTCCATCGCCGAAGCGGCCTTTAACAAAGGCGATACCGCGATGACCATCAACGGTCCGTGGGCATGGTCGAACATCGATAAGAGTAAGGTGAACTACGGCGTAACGCTGCTGCCAACCTTCAAAGGCAAAGCATCTAAACCGTTTGTTGGCGTACTGAGCGCCGGTATTAACGCCGCCAGCCCGAACAAAGAACTGGCGAAGGAGTTCCTCGAAAACTACCTGCTGACCGATCAGGGTCTGGATGAAGTGAACAAGGACAAACCGCTGGGTGCCGTCGCGCTGAAATCCTTCCAGGAACAGTTAGCGAAAGACCCTCGTATCGCGGCCACCATGGGTAACGCCGAGAAAGGCGAAATCATGCCGAACATCCCGCAGATGTCTGCATTCTGGTATGCCGTTCGTACCGCCGTGATCAACGCTGCCAGCGGTCGTCAGACCGTCGATGCCGCGCTGAAAGATGCACAAGGTCGTATCACCAAGTAA
- the malF gene encoding maltose ABC transporter permease MalF, protein MDVIKKKHWWQSDVLKWSVIGLLCLLVGYLVVLMYAQGEYLFAIMTLILSSAGLYIFANRKAYAWRYVYPGVAGMGLFVLFPLVCTIAIAFTNYSSTNQLTFERAQEVLMDRSYQAGKTYNFGLYPAGDEWQLALTDGETGKNYVSDAFKFGGEQKLQLKETDALPAGERGTLRIITQNRQALNHLTAILPDESKVIMSSLRQFSGTQPLYTLADDGLLTNNQSGVKYRANNDIGYYQAINADGSWGTEKLSPGYTVAIGWDNFTRVFTDEGIQKPFFAIFVWTVVFSVLTVILTVAVGMVLACLVQWESLKGKAIYRVLLILPYAVPSFISILIFKGLFNQSFGEINMMLSALFGIKPAWFSDPTTARSMIIIVNTWLGYPYMMILCMGLLKAIPDDLYEASAMDGAGPFQNFFKITLPLLIKPLTPLMIASFAFNFNNFVLIQLLTNGGPDRLGTTTPAGYTDLLVSYTYRIAFEGGGGQDFGLAAAIATLIFLLVGALAIVNLKATRMKFD, encoded by the coding sequence ATGGATGTCATTAAAAAGAAACACTGGTGGCAAAGCGACGTGCTGAAATGGTCAGTAATAGGTCTGCTGTGCCTGCTGGTGGGCTACCTTGTTGTTTTGATGTACGCTCAGGGGGAGTACCTGTTTGCCATCATGACGCTGATTTTAAGCTCTGCTGGCCTGTATATTTTCGCCAACCGTAAAGCCTACGCCTGGCGCTATGTTTACCCTGGCGTTGCCGGTATGGGACTGTTTGTCCTGTTCCCGCTGGTTTGTACCATCGCAATTGCTTTTACCAACTACAGCAGTACCAACCAGCTGACCTTTGAACGCGCCCAGGAAGTTCTGATGGACCGTTCTTATCAGGCAGGTAAAACTTACAACTTTGGTCTGTATCCGGCGGGTGATGAGTGGCAACTGGCGCTCACCGACGGTGAAACAGGCAAGAATTATGTTTCCGACGCCTTTAAATTTGGTGGCGAACAGAAACTGCAACTGAAAGAAACGGATGCCTTACCAGCGGGCGAACGTGGGACGCTGCGCATCATCACGCAGAACCGCCAGGCGCTAAACCACCTGACCGCTATCCTGCCGGATGAAAGCAAAGTTATCATGAGCTCGCTGCGTCAGTTCTCCGGTACGCAGCCGCTGTATACACTTGCCGATGACGGCCTGCTTACCAACAATCAGAGCGGCGTAAAATATCGCGCTAATAACGATATTGGTTATTATCAGGCGATTAACGCTGACGGTAGCTGGGGTACAGAGAAACTCAGCCCGGGCTATACCGTTGCCATCGGCTGGGATAACTTCACCCGCGTCTTTACCGATGAAGGCATCCAGAAACCGTTCTTCGCCATCTTTGTCTGGACGGTGGTGTTCTCAGTCCTGACGGTGATTCTGACCGTTGCCGTCGGTATGGTTCTGGCGTGCCTGGTACAGTGGGAATCGCTGAAGGGCAAAGCAATTTACCGTGTCCTGCTGATTCTGCCGTATGCCGTACCGTCGTTTATCTCGATTCTGATCTTCAAAGGGTTATTCAACCAGAGTTTCGGCGAAATCAACATGATGCTGAGCGCGCTGTTTGGCATCAAGCCGGCCTGGTTCAGCGACCCAACCACCGCGCGTTCGATGATTATTATCGTCAACACCTGGCTGGGTTATCCGTACATGATGATCCTGTGCATGGGGCTGCTAAAAGCGATTCCGGACGATCTGTATGAAGCCTCGGCAATGGATGGCGCAGGCCCGTTCCAGAACTTCTTTAAGATTACGCTGCCGCTGCTTATCAAGCCGCTGACGCCGCTGATGATCGCCAGTTTTGCCTTTAACTTTAATAACTTCGTACTGATTCAGCTGTTGACCAACGGTGGCCCGGACCGACTCGGCACCACCACGCCAGCCGGTTATACCGACCTGCTCGTCAGCTACACCTACCGTATCGCCTTTGAAGGCGGTGGTGGTCAGGACTTCGGTCTGGCGGCAGCGATTGCCACACTGATCTTCCTGCTGGTTGGCGCGCTGGCGATTGTGAACCTGAAAGCCACACGAATGAAATTCGACTAA
- the malG gene encoding maltose ABC transporter permease MalG gives MAMVQPKSQKLRLFTTHLLLLIFIAAIMFPLLMVIAISLREGNFATGSLIPENISWEHWKLALGFSVEHADGRVTPPPFPVLLWLWNSVKVATITAIGIVTLSTTCAYAFARMRFPGKATLLKGMLIFQMFPAVLSLVALYALFDRLGQYIPFIGLNTHGGVIFAYLGGIALHVWTIKGYFETIDGSLEEAAALDGATPWQAFRLVLLPLSVPILAVVFILSFIAAITEVPVASLLLRDVNSYTLAVGMQQYLNPQNYLWGDFAAAAVLSAIPITLVFLLAQRWLVNGLTAGGVKG, from the coding sequence ATGGCTATGGTCCAACCCAAATCTCAGAAGCTACGCTTGTTCACCACGCACCTTCTGCTACTGATTTTCATTGCAGCGATCATGTTCCCGCTGTTGATGGTGATTGCTATCTCACTGCGCGAAGGTAACTTCGCCACCGGCAGCCTGATCCCGGAAAATATCTCCTGGGAGCACTGGAAACTGGCGCTGGGCTTTAGCGTTGAACATGCAGACGGTCGCGTGACGCCACCCCCGTTCCCTGTGCTGTTGTGGCTGTGGAACTCAGTGAAAGTGGCCACCATTACCGCGATCGGTATTGTGACGCTTTCCACCACCTGTGCTTACGCCTTTGCCCGTATGCGTTTCCCGGGCAAAGCGACGCTGCTGAAAGGCATGCTGATTTTCCAGATGTTCCCGGCGGTGCTGTCGCTGGTGGCGTTATACGCGTTGTTTGACCGTCTGGGCCAGTACATTCCGTTTATCGGACTTAACACCCACGGCGGCGTGATCTTCGCCTATCTCGGCGGTATCGCGCTGCATGTATGGACGATAAAGGGCTATTTCGAAACCATTGACGGTTCGCTGGAAGAAGCAGCCGCGCTGGATGGCGCAACGCCATGGCAGGCATTCCGTCTGGTGCTGCTGCCACTTTCGGTGCCGATTCTGGCGGTGGTGTTTATTCTGTCGTTCATTGCCGCGATTACCGAAGTACCGGTCGCCTCACTGCTGTTGCGTGATGTGAACAGCTACACCCTGGCAGTCGGTATGCAGCAGTATCTCAATCCACAGAACTATTTGTGGGGTGATTTTGCCGCCGCAGCCGTGCTTTCTGCTATTCCGATCACCCTGGTGTTCCTGCTGGCCCAACGCTGGTTGGTTAACGGCCTGACGGCAGGCGGTGTGAAAGGTTAA
- the psiE gene encoding phosphate-starvation-inducible protein PsiE, which produces MTSLSRPRVEFISTILQTVLNLGLLCLGLILVVFLGKETLHLADVLFAPEQTSKYELVEGLVVYFLYFEFIALIVKYFQSGFHFPLRYFVYIGITAIVRLIIVDHKAPMDVLIYSAAILLLVITLWLCNSKRLKRE; this is translated from the coding sequence ATGACGTCGCTATCTCGTCCGCGCGTGGAGTTTATCTCCACGATTTTACAGACCGTGTTGAATCTTGGATTGCTGTGTCTGGGATTGATTCTGGTGGTATTCCTCGGGAAAGAGACGCTGCATCTGGCAGATGTTTTGTTCGCGCCGGAACAAACCAGCAAGTATGAACTGGTGGAAGGGCTGGTGGTTTACTTCCTCTACTTTGAATTTATCGCGCTGATTGTGAAGTATTTTCAGTCTGGCTTTCACTTTCCGCTACGCTATTTTGTCTATATCGGGATCACCGCGATTGTGCGGTTGATCATCGTCGATCATAAAGCGCCTATGGATGTGCTGATCTATTCTGCGGCGATCCTGTTGCTGGTGATCACGCTGTGGCTGTGTAATTCCAAACGGTTGAAGCGTGAGTAA
- a CDS encoding GNAT family N-acetyltransferase yields MLTIQIATLDDASLLSSMGYTSYRHHFSSLWNNMDELDTYLEQEYSLSAIARSLAQPGTIWLIAFANTPVGFAKYSLQQSMETGGQSGTLLHKIYLMPGETGKQYGEQIFTEVIRQAKAQNETCLWLDVLADNPRAQRFYEQQGMTFVKDMAFTTASQTSILHIMEKQL; encoded by the coding sequence ATGCTTACGATTCAAATAGCAACTCTCGACGATGCCAGCCTGTTAAGCTCAATGGGATATACCAGCTATAGACATCATTTTTCATCTCTGTGGAATAACATGGATGAGCTCGATACTTATCTTGAGCAAGAATATTCCCTGTCGGCGATCGCCAGAAGTTTAGCCCAGCCGGGGACCATTTGGCTGATCGCCTTTGCCAACACACCCGTTGGTTTTGCGAAATACAGCCTACAACAATCGATGGAAACAGGCGGCCAATCCGGAACATTGCTGCATAAGATCTACCTGATGCCTGGTGAAACCGGCAAACAATATGGCGAGCAAATTTTTACCGAAGTTATCCGGCAAGCCAAAGCGCAAAATGAGACATGCCTTTGGCTGGACGTACTGGCTGATAATCCCCGTGCGCAGCGGTTCTATGAGCAGCAAGGGATGACGTTTGTGAAGGACATGGCTTTTACGACGGCTTCCCAGACAAGCATACTGCACATCATGGAAAAACAACTTTGA
- a CDS encoding acyltransferase, with amino-acid sequence MTTIRQSAVRNVTCGENVVIYEPVNLYDCQLDDNVFVGPFVEIQGNTRIGTETKIQSHTFICEYVTVGCRCFIGHGVMFANDMFRDGKPNADRNSWGRITIGNDVSIGSGATILAVSICDGTVIGAGSVVTKSIIEKGVYAGNPARLLRRL; translated from the coding sequence ATGACAACAATTCGTCAGTCCGCTGTCCGTAACGTCACGTGTGGTGAAAACGTCGTGATTTATGAGCCTGTCAATCTCTATGACTGCCAACTCGACGACAACGTGTTTGTTGGACCCTTTGTTGAAATCCAGGGGAATACGCGTATTGGCACGGAAACAAAAATTCAGTCGCATACTTTCATTTGCGAATATGTCACTGTCGGATGTCGATGTTTTATCGGGCATGGCGTGATGTTCGCTAACGATATGTTTCGGGATGGAAAACCCAATGCTGATCGCAACAGTTGGGGGCGAATTACCATCGGCAATGATGTTTCTATCGGTAGCGGTGCAACCATCCTCGCGGTCAGCATCTGTGATGGCACTGTGATAGGCGCAGGCAGCGTGGTGACAAAATCAATTATTGAGAAAGGTGTGTACGCCGGAAATCCAGCCAGGCTCCTGCGCAGATTGTAG
- a CDS encoding YjbH domain-containing protein → MRKTYLLSLLALGISTACHGETYPAPIGPSQSDFGGVGLLQTPTARMAREGEMSLNYRDNDQYRYYSASVQLFPWLETTLRYTDVRTKKYSSVASFSGDQTYKDKAFDLKLRLWEESYWMPQVAVGARDIGGTGLFDAEYIVANKAWGPFDFSLGLGWGYLGTSGNVSNPLCSYSDKFCYRDNSYKQAGSIDGSQMFHGPASLFGGVEYQTPWQPLRLKLEYEGNNYQQDFAGKLEQKSKFNVGAIYRVTDWADVNLSYERGNTFMFGVTLRTNFNDLRPSYNDNARPQYQPESQDAILQHSVVANQLTLLKYNAGLADPKLQVKGDALYVTGEQVKYRDSREGIDRANRIVMNDLPDGIRTIRITENRLNLPQVTTETDVASLKRYLEGEPLGHETELVQKRVEPVVPQTTEQGWYIDKSRFDFHIDPVLNQSVGGPENFYMYQLGVMGTADLWLTDHLLTTGSLFANLANNYDKFNYTNPPSDSHLPRVRTHVRDYVQNDVYVNNLQANYFQSLGNGFYGQVYGGYLETMFGGAGAEVLYRPLDSNWAFGVDANYVKQRDWRSAQDMMKFTDYSVKTGHLTAYWNPSFAQDVLVKASVGQYLAGDKGGTLEIAKRFDSGVVVGGYATITNASPDEYGEGDFTKGVYVSVPLDLFSSGPTRSRAAIGWTPLTRDGGQQLGRKFGLYDMTSDRSENFR, encoded by the coding sequence ATGAGAAAAACTTATCTGCTCAGCCTATTGGCGCTGGGTATCAGCACGGCTTGCCACGGTGAAACGTATCCTGCGCCCATTGGTCCTTCCCAGTCTGACTTTGGCGGCGTAGGGCTTCTGCAAACCCCGACCGCACGAATGGCGCGTGAAGGGGAAATGAGCCTTAACTACCGTGATAACGATCAGTACCGCTACTACTCCGCATCGGTGCAGTTGTTCCCGTGGCTGGAAACAACCCTGCGCTATACCGATGTGCGCACCAAAAAATACAGCAGTGTGGCGTCGTTTTCGGGCGATCAGACTTATAAAGACAAGGCTTTTGACCTCAAATTGCGGCTGTGGGAAGAGAGCTACTGGATGCCGCAGGTGGCGGTTGGTGCGCGGGATATCGGCGGAACCGGTCTGTTTGATGCTGAGTATATTGTGGCGAACAAAGCCTGGGGACCGTTTGATTTCTCTCTCGGTCTTGGTTGGGGATACCTCGGGACCAGCGGTAATGTGAGTAATCCTCTGTGCTCGTACAGCGATAAATTCTGTTATCGCGATAACAGCTATAAGCAGGCGGGTTCTATTGACGGCAGCCAGATGTTCCACGGTCCAGCGTCGCTATTTGGCGGCGTAGAGTATCAGACTCCCTGGCAGCCGCTGCGTCTTAAACTGGAGTACGAGGGCAATAATTATCAGCAGGATTTTGCCGGTAAGCTGGAACAGAAGAGCAAGTTTAACGTCGGCGCTATTTATCGCGTCACCGATTGGGCCGACGTTAACCTCAGCTACGAGCGCGGCAATACCTTTATGTTTGGCGTTACGCTGCGGACTAACTTCAACGATTTGCGGCCTTCCTATAACGACAACGCGCGACCGCAATATCAACCAGAATCGCAGGATGCCATCCTGCAACATTCGGTGGTGGCGAATCAGCTCACGTTACTGAAATACAACGCCGGGCTGGCGGATCCGAAACTCCAGGTGAAGGGTGATGCGCTGTATGTGACCGGCGAGCAGGTCAAATACCGTGACTCGCGCGAAGGGATCGATCGCGCAAATCGGATCGTGATGAACGATCTTCCTGATGGGATCCGCACGATCCGTATTACAGAAAATCGCCTTAATTTACCGCAGGTCACCACTGAAACGGACGTCGCCAGTCTCAAGCGTTATCTGGAAGGTGAACCGCTCGGACATGAAACTGAGCTGGTGCAAAAACGTGTCGAGCCGGTGGTGCCGCAGACTACCGAGCAAGGCTGGTATATCGATAAGTCACGCTTTGATTTTCACATTGATCCGGTGCTTAACCAGTCGGTGGGCGGCCCGGAAAACTTCTATATGTATCAGCTTGGCGTGATGGGAACGGCGGATTTGTGGCTAACCGATCATCTGCTGACCACCGGGAGTTTGTTTGCCAACCTGGCCAATAACTACGACAAGTTTAACTACACCAATCCGCCCAGTGATTCGCATTTGCCGCGAGTTCGTACCCATGTGCGAGACTACGTGCAAAACGATGTCTACGTGAATAACCTGCAGGCCAACTACTTCCAGTCACTTGGCAACGGGTTCTACGGGCAGGTGTACGGCGGCTATCTGGAAACCATGTTCGGCGGCGCGGGGGCTGAAGTGCTGTATCGTCCGCTGGACAGCAACTGGGCGTTTGGCGTTGACGCCAACTACGTGAAGCAGCGTGACTGGCGCAGCGCGCAGGACATGATGAAATTCACCGACTACAGCGTGAAGACCGGGCATCTGACAGCGTACTGGAACCCGTCATTCGCCCAGGATGTGCTGGTGAAAGCCAGCGTGGGGCAGTATTTGGCGGGCGATAAAGGCGGAACGCTGGAAATCGCTAAACGCTTTGACAGCGGCGTGGTGGTAGGCGGTTATGCAACTATCACCAATGCCTCGCCGGATGAGTACGGAGAGGGCGATTTCACCAAAGGGGTGTACGTTTCCGTACCGCTTGATCTGTTCTCGTCAGGCCCGACCCGCAGCCGAGCCGCAATTGGCTGGACGCCGTTGACGCGTGATGGCGGCCAGCAGCTTGGGCGTAAGTTTGGTTTGTACGATATGACCAGCGACAGGAGCGAGAATTTCCGTTGA
- a CDS encoding capsule biosynthesis GfcC family protein: MMKRMITALTFSLCAASVFAAGSVKVMTAGSTEAKTLTGAEHLIDLVGQPKLANSWWPAAVIGEELATVTAQRQQQALLGRLAALSAEESGDDAAAINTLRQQIQALKVTGRQLVNLDPDAVRVSERGNPPLQGNYTLWVGPQPTDITLFGLLSQPGKQPFTSGRDVASYLEGQSLLNGADRSYAWVVYPDGRTQKVPVAYWNKRHVEPMPGSIIFVGLSDSVWSRAPDEFNVDILRTLIQRIPE, translated from the coding sequence ATGATGAAACGAATGATTACCGCACTGACCTTCAGCCTGTGCGCTGCATCTGTTTTTGCTGCTGGCAGCGTAAAAGTGATGACGGCAGGCAGCACAGAAGCGAAAACGCTGACCGGCGCAGAGCATCTGATCGATCTGGTGGGTCAGCCGAAATTGGCGAATAGCTGGTGGCCGGCGGCGGTGATTGGTGAAGAGCTGGCAACCGTTACGGCGCAGCGCCAACAGCAGGCGCTGTTGGGACGTCTGGCGGCGCTGAGCGCAGAAGAAAGTGGCGACGATGCTGCCGCCATCAACACGCTACGTCAGCAAATTCAGGCGCTGAAGGTGACTGGCAGACAGTTGGTGAATCTCGACCCGGACGCGGTGCGGGTGAGTGAGCGTGGTAATCCGCCGTTGCAGGGCAACTACACCCTGTGGGTCGGACCTCAACCAACGGACATTACGTTGTTTGGCTTGTTAAGCCAGCCGGGTAAACAGCCGTTTACCTCCGGGCGCGATGTTGCCAGTTATCTCGAAGGGCAAAGCCTGCTGAACGGGGCGGATCGCAGCTACGCGTGGGTGGTCTACCCCGACGGACGCACGCAGAAAGTGCCGGTCGCTTACTGGAATAAACGCCACGTTGAGCCGATGCCTGGCAGCATCATTTTTGTTGGGCTGTCTGATTCTGTCTGGAGCCGTGCCCCGGATGAATTCAATGTCGACATTCTTCGTACCCTGATCCAGCGGATACCTGAATAA
- a CDS encoding YjbF family lipoprotein — MKRPALILVCLLLQACSATTEGLGHSLWDSVFGAPGIQMTDDDIHNMPYASQYMQLNGGPQLFVALAFAENGQQKWVTQDRAMFVTQHGRLVKTLLDGDNLIAVNNLAADPLIKPNQVVDGATWARTMGWTEHKQVRYATARSVFTWDGTDSIRIASDETPVRVLDEEVTTGQTRWHNRYWVDSDGMIRQSEQYLGANYFPVKTTLIKAAKP, encoded by the coding sequence GTGAAGCGACCTGCGCTCATATTGGTTTGCCTGTTACTACAGGCGTGTTCAGCCACCACCGAAGGGCTGGGCCATTCGCTGTGGGATAGCGTGTTTGGGGCGCCCGGCATACAGATGACGGATGATGATATCCACAACATGCCCTATGCCAGTCAGTATATGCAGCTTAACGGCGGGCCGCAGCTGTTTGTGGCGCTAGCGTTCGCCGAAAATGGGCAGCAGAAATGGGTCACCCAGGATCGGGCAATGTTCGTGACACAACACGGACGTCTGGTGAAAACGCTGCTCGATGGGGACAACCTGATCGCAGTGAATAATCTGGCGGCAGACCCACTCATCAAACCTAATCAGGTCGTCGATGGCGCAACGTGGGCCCGCACGATGGGCTGGACCGAGCATAAGCAGGTCCGCTACGCCACCGCCCGCTCGGTCTTCACATGGGATGGCACTGACAGCATCCGAATTGCCAGCGATGAAACGCCGGTACGCGTATTGGATGAAGAAGTCACGACCGGGCAGACTCGCTGGCATAACCGCTACTGGGTAGACAGTGATGGCATGATTCGCCAGTCAGAGCAGTATCTGGGCGCGAATTATTTCCCGGTGAAAACCACGCTGATCAAGGCGGCGAAACCATGA
- the yjbE gene encoding exopolysaccharide production protein YjbE gives MKKILYGLLAISALAATSVYAAPVQVGEAAGSAAASVSAGSSSATSVSTVGSAVGVALAATGGGDGSNTGTTTTTTTSTQ, from the coding sequence ATGAAAAAAATACTGTATGGCCTTTTGGCTATATCTGCGCTTGCGGCGACTTCTGTCTATGCTGCCCCCGTTCAGGTGGGGGAAGCTGCAGGGTCGGCTGCCGCATCGGTTTCGGCAGGAAGTTCCTCCGCAACCAGCGTAAGCACCGTAGGTTCTGCTGTGGGGGTCGCCCTGGCGGCAACCGGCGGTGGCGATGGCTCTAATACCGGAACCACCACCACTACAACCACCAGTACCCAGTAA
- the pgi gene encoding glucose-6-phosphate isomerase, translated as MKNINPTQTSAWQALQKHFEEMKDVTIADLFAKDSDRFSKFSATFDDLMLVDFSKNRITEETLAKLQDLAKETDLSGAIKSMFSGEKINRTEDRAVLHVALRNRSNTPIIVDGKDVMPEVNAVLEKMKSFSEAIISGSWKGYTGKAITDVVNIGIGGSDLGPFMVTEALRPYKNHLNMHFVSNVDGTHIAEVLKKVNPETTLFLVASKTFTTQETMTNAHSARDWFLATAGDNKHVAKHFAALSTNGKAVGEFGIDTANMFEFWDWVGGRYSLWSAIGLSIILSVGYDNFVELLSGAHAMDKHFSTTPAEKNLPVLLALIGIWYNNFFGAETEAILPYDQYMHRFAAYFQQGNMESNGKYVDRNGNAVDYQTGPIIWGEPGTNGQHAFYQLIHQGTKMVPCDFIAPAITHNPLSDHHPKLLSNFFAQTEALAFGKSREVVEQEYRDQGKDPATLDHVVPFKVFEGNRPTNSILLREITPFSLGALIALYEHKIFTQGAILNIFTFDQWGVELGKQLANRILPELNDDKEINSHDCSTNGLINRYKAWR; from the coding sequence ATGAAAAACATCAATCCAACGCAGACCTCAGCCTGGCAGGCACTACAAAAACACTTTGAAGAGATGAAAGACGTTACGATCGCGGACCTGTTCGCGAAAGATAGCGATCGTTTCAGCAAATTTTCCGCAACGTTTGACGATTTGATGCTGGTGGATTTCTCCAAAAACCGCATTACCGAAGAAACGCTGGCGAAACTGCAGGATCTGGCAAAAGAGACGGACCTGAGCGGTGCCATCAAGTCCATGTTCTCCGGTGAGAAGATTAACCGTACCGAAGACCGTGCGGTGCTGCACGTGGCGCTGCGCAACCGTAGCAATACCCCGATCATCGTTGACGGCAAAGATGTGATGCCGGAAGTGAACGCGGTGCTGGAAAAGATGAAATCCTTCTCTGAAGCGATTATCTCCGGCAGCTGGAAAGGTTACACCGGCAAAGCTATCACTGACGTGGTGAATATCGGTATTGGCGGCTCTGACCTCGGCCCGTTCATGGTGACCGAAGCGCTGCGTCCGTACAAAAATCACCTGAATATGCACTTTGTGTCTAACGTCGATGGTACGCACATCGCCGAAGTGCTGAAAAAAGTTAACCCGGAAACCACGCTGTTCCTGGTCGCTTCTAAAACCTTCACCACCCAGGAAACCATGACTAACGCCCACAGCGCGCGCGACTGGTTCCTGGCGACCGCAGGCGACAACAAGCACGTTGCCAAACACTTCGCGGCGCTGTCCACCAACGGTAAAGCGGTTGGCGAATTCGGTATTGATACCGCCAACATGTTTGAATTCTGGGACTGGGTCGGCGGCCGTTATTCCCTGTGGTCCGCTATTGGCTTGTCCATTATCTTGTCTGTGGGCTACGACAATTTCGTTGAGCTGCTCTCCGGCGCGCACGCGATGGACAAACACTTCTCCACCACTCCGGCTGAGAAAAACCTGCCAGTGCTGCTGGCGCTGATTGGTATCTGGTACAACAATTTCTTCGGTGCCGAAACCGAAGCGATTCTGCCGTATGACCAGTATATGCACCGTTTCGCGGCCTACTTCCAGCAGGGCAACATGGAATCCAACGGTAAATACGTTGACCGTAACGGCAACGCGGTGGATTACCAGACTGGCCCAATCATCTGGGGTGAGCCGGGTACTAACGGTCAGCACGCGTTCTATCAGTTGATCCACCAGGGGACCAAAATGGTGCCGTGCGATTTCATCGCCCCGGCTATCACGCATAACCCGCTGTCTGATCATCATCCGAAACTGCTGTCTAACTTCTTCGCGCAGACCGAAGCGCTGGCGTTCGGCAAGTCTCGTGAAGTGGTTGAACAAGAATACCGCGACCAGGGTAAAGATCCGGCTACGCTTGACCACGTCGTGCCATTCAAAGTGTTCGAAGGCAACCGTCCAACTAACTCCATCCTGCTGCGCGAAATCACCCCGTTCAGCCTGGGTGCGCTGATTGCGCTGTATGAGCACAAAATCTTTACTCAGGGCGCTATCCTGAACATCTTCACCTTCGATCAGTGGGGCGTTGAGCTGGGCAAACAGCTGGCGAACCGTATTCTGCCAGAGCTGAACGATGATAAAGAGATCAACAGCCATGACTGCTCGACTAACGGTCTGATTAACCGTTATAAAGCCTGGCGTTAA